A window of the Lepisosteus oculatus isolate fLepOcu1 chromosome 14, fLepOcu1.hap2, whole genome shotgun sequence genome harbors these coding sequences:
- the LOC138243354 gene encoding GTPase IMAP family member 9-like, with translation MDSSPITLQLPAGSPNWSPAVSEGDPAVKPRLQPRPSELRLVLLGRTGAGKSAAGNTLLGSTQFPSRPSLSAVTQTCERHRGEAAGRQLSVIDTPDLLDSRGRQRDVCLEVRRCLLLSTPGPHAFLLVLPARRFTDEEKGALLTMTEVFGEAVLNHTVVLFTHGDSLGQETVEQYIDTQGRDLQQLLESCGNRYHVLNNMDMGDRTQVTQLLEKIEDMVAGNTLGFFVDQDAEERLRERENRYREVEEEEGRKEREHHQREQELEERYREQQREAQEERSRTEELRRQWEEGLREEYDRRLQRKEAEIQERWEGELQKRVKELQESSQPQSLEPGQMSEGDPAVEPRLQPRPSELRLVPLGAGLGAAIGAHQEQQQEQ, from the exons ATGGACAGCAGccctatcaccctgcaactcccagctggcagccccaactggagcccagcag TGAGTGAAGGGGACCCTGCAGTCAAACCCAGACTCCAGCCCCGCCCCTCTGAGCTGAGACTGGTGCTGCTGGGCAGGACTGGTGCTGGGAAGAGCGCAGCAGGAAACACCCTCCTGGGCAGCACACAGTTCCCCTCCCGGCCCAGCCTGTCTGCGGTCACCCAGACCTGCGAGAGACACAGAGGGGAGGCTGCTGGGAGGCAGCTCTCCGTCATCGACACGCCAGACCTCCtggacagcagggggcgccagagGGACGTGTGTCTGGAGGTCCGGAGGTGCCTGCTGCTGTCCACCCCAGGACCCCACGCTTTCCTGCTGGTGCTGCCGGCCAGACGCTTCACGGACGAGGAGAAGGGAGCCCTGCTGACCATGACCGAGGTGTTTGGGGAGGCTGTCCTGAATCACACTGTCGTCCTCTTCACCCACGGggacagtctgggacaggagacagTGGAGCAGTACATtgacacacaggggagagaccTGCAGCAGCTCTTAGAGAGctgtgggaacaggtatcatgttctcaacaaTATGGACATGGGCGaccgcactcaggtcacacagctgctggagaagatcgAGGACATGGTGGCAGGAAACACTCTGGGCTTCTTTGTGGACCAGGATGCAGAGGAGAGgctgagagaaagagagaacagATACAGGgaagtggaggaggaggagggcaggaAGGAGAGGGAGCACCATCAGAgagagcaggagctggaggagagataCAGGGAGCAGCAGCGAGaggcgcaggaggagaggagcaggacggaggagctgaggaggcaGTGGGAGGAAGGGCTGAGAGAGGAGTACGACAGGAGGCTGCAGAGAAAGGAAGCGGAGATCCAGGAGAGGTGGGAAGGGGAGCTGCAGAAGAGagtgaaggagctgcaggagtCCTCCCAGCCTCAGAGCCTGGAGCCGGGTCAGA TGAGTGAAGGAGACCCTGCAGTCGAACCCAGACTCCAGCCCCGCCCCTCTGAGCTGAGACTGGTGccgctgggagccggactgggGGCAGCAATAGGGGCCcatcaggagcagcagcaggaacagTGA
- the LOC138243355 gene encoding GTPase IMAP family member 4-like codes for MMMEFVLFLETQSWVNREQRRGLNLQHWGTPMFRVMSEVEPRLQPRPSELRLVLLGRTGAGKSAAGNTILGSEEFPSEASSSAVTQESRKRTGQVSGRRVTVVDTPDWLHAGLSEGDRRRDVGLCVNLSAPGPHAFLLVTPLGRSSGEERRTLETVLEIFGERALGHTMVLFTHADDLTSRTLEEFVHTGSRELQWLLEKSGNRYHALNNKDRGSTQVTELLEKIEELVAGNKGSYYSTETYQEAESQIRQRQLQILREREERKQREEERLREKHQKELQNHLRRMEEEIQTREEKIRALEEKIAELEERLREERDEGRRRELEEELRRERGERERLQREMEEVREEQERERREREETHRREMEELRQHYEEKAREEAERHGETLQQVSVSTTQFTPAGQEHRSCRREIEELRETVERYRETIERQNTVIDRLTVWHQRHTGDTGE; via the exons ATGATGATGGAGTTTGTGTTGTTCCTGGAGACgcagtcgtgggtgaacagggagcaGAGGAGAGGGCTGAATTTGCAGCACTGGGGAACGCCGATGTTCAGAGTCA TGAGTGAAGTCGAACCCAGACTCCAGCCCCGCCCCTCTGAGCTGAGACTGGTACTGCTGGGCAGGACTGGTGCTGGGAAGAGCgcagcaggaaacaccatcctgggctCAGAGGAGTTTCCCTCTGAAGCCAGCAGCTCCGCGGTCACTCAGGAGAGCCGGAAGAGGACAGGACAAGTGTCCGGGAGACGGGTGACTGTGGTGGACACTCCAGACTGGCTCCACGCCGGACTGTCTGAGGGGGACAGGAGACGGGATGTGGGGCTCTGTGTTAACCTGTCTGCCCCGGGACCCCACGCCTTCCTCCTGGTGACCCCGCTGGGCCGATCCtcaggggaggagaggaggacactGGAGACAGTCCTGGAGATATTCGGGGAGAGGGCCCTGGGACACACCATGGTCCTGTTCACCCACGCTGATGATCTGACCAGCAGGACGCTGGAGGAGTTTGTGCACACAGGCAGTAGGGAGCTCCAGTGGCTCCTGGAGAAGAGTGGGAACAGGTATCACGCCCTCAACAACAAGGACAGGGGCagcactcaggtcacagagctgctggagaagatagagGAGCTGGTAGCAGGAAACAAGGGCAGCTACTACAGCACTGAGACGTACCAGGAGGCAGAGTCCCAGATCAGACAGAGGCAACTGCAGatcctgagggagagagaggagaggaaacagagggaggaggagagactgagggagaAGCACCAGAAGGAGCTGCAGAACCACCTCCGCAGGATGGAGGAGGAGATCCAGACACGAGAGGAGAAGATCAGAGCGCTGGAGGAGAAGATagcagagctggaggagaggctgagggaggagagggatgaggggaggaggagagagctggaggaggagctgaggagagagagaggggagagagagaggctgcagagagagatggaggaggtgagagaggagcaggagagggagaggagagagagagaggagacacacagaagGGAGATGGAGGAGCTCAGGCAGCACTATGAGGAAAAGGCCagagaggaggcagagagacacGGAGAGACTCTccagcaggtcagtgtgtcGACAACACAGTTCActccagcaggacaggagcacaggagctgcaggagggagatcgaggagctgagagagacaGTAGAGAGATACAGAGAGACAATAGAGAGACAAAACACAGTGatagacagactcactgtgtgGCATCAGAGACACACAGGAGATACAGGAGAGTGA
- the LOC138243356 gene encoding GTPase IMAP family member 4-like, giving the protein MRSLTGEGQADAHEAPQRLSEIRIVLLGQRWSGKSSAGNTILGREEFDTDGETKECEKRQGEVAGRKITVVDTQGWGSSFIRADPKCVREEVVRSVSLCPPGPHTLLLVINLNSDTDWRSVKEHLELLSERVWRHTIVLFTWGDRLRETTIEQHIETGGKELQWLVEKCGNRYHVLNNKNRGDRTQVTELLEKIEDMVAGNYGQYFTTNIKEINTELEKYIRQREEQRQRDTEELRQMLEEEWSRREEELKEKMRKTLKEEELEKETEEPRLPVKRRNSKDIIPPARK; this is encoded by the exons atgcggAGCCTTACAG GGGAGGGACAGGCTGATGCCCATGAGGCACCACAGCGTCTCTCAGAGATCAGGATCGTGCTGCTGGGCCAGAgatggtctgggaagagctcagcaggaaacaccatcctgggcagAGAGGAGTTTGACACTGATGGAGAAACTAAGGAGTGTGAGAAGAGACAGGGTGAAGTAGCTGGGAGGAAGATCACTGTGGTCGACACTCAAGGCTGGGGTTCCTCTTTTATAAGGGCTGATCCAAAGTGTGTCAGAGAGGAGGTTGtgcgcagtgtgtctctgtgtcccccaggaccCCACACTCTCCTCCTGGTGATTAATCTGAACTCAGACACAGACTGGAGATCAGTGAAGGAACATCTGGAGCTTCTCAGTGAGAGAGTCTGGAGACACACAATAGTGCTGTTCACCTGGGGGGACAGACTGAGAGAAACAACCATTGAGCAGCACATTGAGACAGGAGGGAAGGAGCTCCAGTGGCTGGTGGagaagtgtgggaacaggtatcatgttctcaacaacaagaacaggggcgaccgcactcaggtcacagagctgctggagaagatagagGACATGGTGGCAGGAAACTATGGGCAGTACTTCACCACTAACATCaaagaaataaacactgaacTAGAGAAATATatcagacagagggaggagcagagacagagagacacagaggagtTGAGACAGATGTTGGAGGAGGagtggagcaggagagaagaggagctgaaggagaagatgagaaagacactgaaggaagaggagctggagaaagagacagaggagcccagactgCCTGTCAAGAGGAGGAACAGTAAAGACATCATCCCTCCTGCCA GGAAATGA